The following are encoded together in the Zingiber officinale cultivar Zhangliang chromosome 8A, Zo_v1.1, whole genome shotgun sequence genome:
- the LOC122010131 gene encoding pyruvate dehydrogenase E1 component subunit alpha-3, chloroplastic-like, whose protein sequence is MSTFSAVKILSPPLFAARSSSPFLASPFAPPLSRSGLRSTRLPLPPLAVSSDVISGQNPIASDSSTSRHAEVSREEALVLYEDMVLGRVLEDMCAQMYYRGKMFGFVHLYNGQEAVSTGFIKLLEARDSVVSTYRDHVHAVSKGVPARAVLAELFGKTTGCCRGQGGSMHMFSSTHNLLGGFAFIGEGIPVATGAAFSSKYRHEVLKESNPNGLDVTVAFFGDGTCNNGQFFECLNMAQLWKLPIVFVVENNLWAIGMSHIRATSDPEIWKKGPAFGMPGHHVDGMDVLKVREVAMEAIERARRGDGPTLVECQTYRFRGHSLADPDELRKPDEKAHYAARDPITALKKYILEKNLATEWELKAIVTKIDEVIEDAVEFADSSPFPPRSQLLENVFADPKGFGIGPDGKYRCEDPKFTEGTAQV, encoded by the exons ATGTCGACCTTCTCCGCTGTCAAGATCCTCTCCCCTCCTCTCTTCGCCGCCCGATCCTCGTCTCCCTTCCTCGCCTCGCCCTTCGCTCCCCCTCTATCCCGCTCCGGGCTCAGGTCGACTCGCCTCCCTCTCCCTCCCCTCGCCGTCTCATCCGACGTCATCAGCGGACAGAATCCCATCGCCTCCGATTCCTCTACCTCACGCCAT GCGGAAGTGAGCCGCGAGGAAGCGCTGGTGCTTTACGAGGACATGGTGTTGGGGCGCGTGTTGGAGGACATGTGCGCGCAGATGTACTACCGCGGCAAGATGTTCGGTTTCGTCCACCTCTACAATGGCCAGGAGGCCGTGTCCACTGGCTTCATCAAGCTTCTTGAAGCCCGGGATAGCGTGGTCAGCACCTATAGAGACCACGTGCACGCGGTGAGCAAGGGCGTCCCTGCCCGTGCTGTCTTGGCGGAGCTCTTCGGCAAGACTACCGGCTGTTGCCGCGGGCAGGGCGGTTCGATGCACATGTTCTCGTCGACCCACAACCTCCTGGGTGGCTTCGCCTTCATCGGAGAAGGCATTCCGGTGGCAACTGGCGCCGCCTTCTCGTCAAAGTACCGCCATGAGGTTCTCAAGGAGTCTAACCCCAATGGTCTTGACGTTACCGTCGCCTTCTTTGGCGATGGGACATGCAATAACGGCCAGTTCTTTGAATGCCTTAACATGGCGCAGCTATGGAAGCTGCCCATTGTGTTTGTTGTGGAGAATAATCTGTGGGCAATAGGAATGTCACACATCAGAGCAACTTCGGATCCAGAGATCTGGAAGAAGGGCCCTGCATTTGGTATGCCTGGCCATCATGTAGATGGAATGGACGTATTGAAGGTGCGGGAGGTAGCCATGGAAGCAATAGAAAGGGCAAGAAGGGGCGATGGACCAACACTCGTCGAGTGTCAGACCTACCGCTTTAGGGGTCACTCACTCGCCGATCCTGATGAGCTCCGAAAGCCTG ATGAAAAAGCACATTATGCTGCCAGAGATCCTATCACGGCACTGAAGAAATACATTCTGGAAAAGAACCTGGCAACTGAATGGGAGTTGAAAGCCATTGTGACAAAAATTGATGAGGTTATCGAAGACGCCGTGGAGTTTGCAGATTCAAGTCCATTTCCTCCGCGAAGCCAGCTCCTGGAAAACGTCTTTGCCGATCCTAAGGGATTTGGGATAGGCCCGGATGGGAAGTACAGGTGCGAGGACCCCAAGTTCACGGAAGGCACAGCGCAAGTTTAA